The genomic stretch AGGGTCAAAGTCAAGATGGAGACTGACAGAAAAATCTGTGATATGTCTGATTATCTTTATCTTCAGACTTTGCTGGCTTCCTAACAAGTATAGGACAAAATCCAAGATGTTAAAATAACCTAAGAAAGCCTCTAGGATCAGGCTATTTACTTCCTATGCAGCCTTACCTCCTGCTGCTACCCTCTTGCACTTTAGGCTCCATCAACACTAAATACATTgtgctctttcagatttctctgttttttcacATATTGTTTCTTCTGCCTGGGGAATGTCTGTCATTTCCTCATTTCCCGGGTGAACTCCTATTTATCCTTCAAAATCCTGTACTGACATCACCAACTACAGGAGGCTTCTGTGAATGCCCCTCTCTCACAGAGTTACCCCTGCATCAATCCATTCATTAGTTTGTTTATTattgagcaaatatttattgagtacttagtGTGGGCCTGATGCCATGTTAGGTACTGGGAACACCATGGTGATAAGACAGATCAAACATGACCTTTACCCTTCTTAGCCTTATATTTAGCAAtgaatacacacatgcatacacacacacacacaaacacacacatccaaatagtcaaataaaaaaataatcctcAATTTTCTAAGTGCtatgaataaaagaaacaaggaaCTGTGATGCAGAATAATGACTATAAGGGGTAGATACAGAGGCAACATAATATAAGGTTGAGCCATGTGAAATTACtggtatttgacttttttttctgtataattgGTGATTTTATATAGTTCCACCTAATAATTTCCTTTCTGAGGAATTGACCTCTAAACTGAGGCATGAAGATGAGGTGGAACTGGCCATGGTGGCTAAGCTTGGAGCTTAACATGTTCCAGAAACCAAGAGAAGATTGGAAAAGATAGAATTGAGAAAAGAAGTGAATAACTCTCAATGAAGTGTAAGAGCGATAAGCAAGACAGATCATGCAGGATCTTTAAAGGAGTGTGGATCTAATTCTCATTAAAATGTAAAGCCATTGGAGTATTTTAAGATCCTTCTGATTTCAGTGTGGGACTGGAATGGAAGAAGTAAGAGTAAATATAGGGCTGTCAATTAAGAGgttgagggacttctctggtggctcagtggttaagaatctgcctgccaatgcaggggacacaggttcgatccctggtccgggaagatcccacatgccgcagagcaactaagcccatgcaccacaactactgagcctgcgctctagagcccatgagccacaactactgaagcccacacacatagAGCCTATGCtgtgcaagaagagaagccaccgcaatgagaagcccgcacactgcagcgAAGAATAGCCctcactctccgcaactagagaaagcctgcgcacagcaacgaagacccaacacagccataaataaataaataaataaataaataaataaataaataagaggttGATATAAGGAGGCAatataatgttgtgttaggtgTGCAGGGTTTGGCGTCAGGCTGCCTTGATTTAAATCCTGGTTTTGCCATTTGCCATTTTTTATGTTACTTTATGCAAGTACTCATTACTCaaattctctaagcctcagtttcttcatctgtgtaacagggataataataggaTCAACTTCGTAGGGTTAGTCTGGAGGCTGAATGAGATAATCCACTGCACAACACTAAGCAGTCCCTGGCAGATAATAAACAATAGATACTAGAGATTAATAGTCCAAATGAAAAATGACAGTACCTGGACTATGTTGATGacaatatatttggagaaaagtgAATGGACATGAGACCTATTGTTGTGGGGGTTTAAACAGCAGGATTTAGTATGAATTGGTTGTGAGAATTGAGGAGAAGGATTTTTCAGGTATGACTCCTAGGTTTCTATCAAAGAGTAGAGTGGATTGTGCTGCACTCTACTAAAATGGAGAAGGTCTGCCTGGTATAGAATTTAGCTATAGAAATTCCTCTCTCGCTTTATACCAtataaggcagaaagaaagaaaaaaaaggtaattatcatacaatataaaaggaaatagttattaaaaaatttagataACAGAACCTTACATGAGATATAAAAAACACTTTATGTTATATTAATACCACAACGTCTAAAACATGCAAAAATCttgtgtgtatattcttttttctcaaggtctaagattttggaaatttttctacTGTGCTATGTGATAGACAGTGACCAATTAAACTTATGTGCTTACTTTGTCTTATATTAAAGGTGTTTTGTAATCATTGCATCTGCTTCTCTCACAGAATGGAGCCCACTTGGTATACTAGCAGATGAAGAATTTAAGGAGAATGTCTATCTTTATTCTCTTTAGCAACTGAGAGTCGGCTCTGGGAACCATCAGGCACCATGGGAAAGCGGGACAATCGGGTGGCCTATATGAATCCTATAGCAATGGCCAGATGGAGGGGCCCATCTCAATCTGCAGGCCCCACAATACAAGATTATCTGAATCGACCAAGGCCCACCTGGGAAGAAGTgaagaaacaattagaaaataaaaagaaaggctcCAAGGCATTAGctgaatttgaagaaaaaatgaatgagaattggaagaaggaactagaaaaaagcagagagaaattaTTGAGTGGAAATGAGAGCTcatccaaaaaaagagaaagaaagaaaaagaaaaagaagaaatcttgtcAGTCTTCATCTTCTTCTACATCAAGCTCTGATTCTTCAAGCAGTTCTTCAGATTCTGAGgatgaggaaaagaaacaaggaaaaaagagaaagaaaaagaagaaccgTTCATACAAATCATCAGAAAGCTCTACATGTGAATCTGAATCAGAGAGCAAAGaatctgtaaaaaagaaaaagaagtcaaaggATGAAACAGACAAAGAAAAGTATATTAGAAGTctcagcaaaaaaagaaagaagacttgtCCCGAGGATAAACCTTTATCATCAGAGTCCTCATCAGAATCAGATTATGAAGAGGAGGTACaagcaaaaaagaagagaagacgTGAAGAGCGAGAAAAAGCAatggaaaaagcaaagaagaagaagaagaaacagcacAAAAAACatagtaagaagaagaaaaagaagtcaggtTCAAGTCACAAGTCCGgataatatcaagaaaaaaagcaagatttcCCTATTGAAAAAAGCAAGTGTAAAGGAAATTCATCTGTGAATGTTAGGGCATATTTACCAAAATGCATGAGTTTCCCTGTGTTAGTAGAATTATTCCTGGACTTTGAGTTGCCAGTCAAATGCTACTGTGCCAGAAAGGGCCATAATTGTTGCCTGCAGCTTAAATGTaggattttgggtttttttgtgtgtttttccctcCACTGGCTAATTCTTCTGAGAGCAAAACCATGTTGTTATACTAGTGGTTTAAATGTTTGGaattaaagtaaaatgttttaGATGGTAAATAATTATGACCAAACAGTGGATCTGATGTTAAAAGTATCGAATTTGGctacatctttaaaatataatcagaaatatCCAGGCGACGATAGCTGACATTTTTGAAGCATGGACTTAACATTGTCTCAAAATACTTACTTTTGAAGATGAaaagtttagtttagttttcttttctccttaatgAAATTTTGTTTACATGGGGAAAGGGTTTGTGGGGGAAAAAGAGTTTGCTCTCACTTTGGCGAGCTGAATAGTGTGCCTTTGATCCTTACACATTCTATTTTTGCCAGTGCAGCAGCCATTCTTTTATTACTTAGTAATGTGTGCTGTTTCACATGAACAAGAAAGACAGCAATTTACAGTATATGTAAGGCCCCAGTTTTATGAAATTTACCTCCATTTCGACAGTACTGAATAATATTTAGTGTTAGAGTGTTACATGATTTGAATTAACTTTGATACCCTTTGGAGgggaataattttaaatagacCCTGGTATTTTTTGATTAATAAAGATTCTGAAATATTTTGCATGCTATATACTATTAATTTTTGATTATCCAGAGATATTCTATATAACCAGTAATCCTTTTTTATATGATTTATGCTTAGGATACAAGTTTCAAGTTTGTAATTTCTTAATCTTACTATCTTAATTTCATGACTGTGTTTAATTGCACACTTGCCAAAATATTTAGCATGTAAaaagaaggtttttaaaaaatatttaatgcctTCATATTGAAGCTGGTTTACTGTAAGCAAGTTGAGTGCCAGACCTTTAGTACACTGTATGTCTTGTTACATAAAACTACTGCCAAAATCTTAGCAACTATGCTGTTTAAAAATTTCTTGTCTTAAGCAttaatattgaattaaaataGGAGTTAAATTTAGGAGATTATAATCTTTCTGTTTCACATTTTACTAACATTTGGAGTTTGTTGCCTTGTGTTTGTTGCTGAATCACGTTTGCCACTATGCTGAAATaagttgaaatttatttttaatctacatTTTTTATATCAGAGTAATATGAATTATAAATTGATGTCTAACAAAAGCACCTGTTACAGAGGATGTGCTAATTGTAATGTCATATGTACAAAGTATTTTAGCATGAGGAGAGAATaaatagctatttttttaaatagctgattTCATGTCAGCTCCCTTGAATCACaagtaaaattattataaagataGAAAACATCTGGTAGATAAATAACATACTAGGTCCCCAAATTTTTGCAGTGCATACCCCGGAATCTCTCAGTAACATTCTTGGACCATTATAAATGTAATGCCTTGTTAGGTCACATTGAAGCTTCATAACTTTAGCTGTTTCCtaaaatatatgtctatatgCTGATAAAAACTATTGCATTTAAGAGATATTTTCTATCCATATAGagtttttcaaaaattgtttttcattaaaatatgaaaaaaagcttATATTATTTGTAGAATGTGGCAAAGACATTAACAGCTATCAAATATCTATGTGCCCCCATTCACTTCCCAGCCCCTTGTAGTTAGGCAATGCCATTTATTACTTCTAGCAGAGGGATTACAGAGAGATTGTAAACAGAAGTGATGTGTCGTTTCAATACCGGAGCAGTAAAAAGTCCTGCGTGACCCTCCAGCTCTCTTTACCTGCCATGAGGACCTGAAAGCAGTGTCCTCCAAATAGTGTACCTACAAGATGGATGCAACCTGTATCTCTAAGTCGCTATTTGTAAGGGACCTGCCCTGGAGAGCTGATGGACTTACAGTGAATGTTCTGagtgtgagaaataaactgtTATGTGTTAAGCTACTGAGATtttgggtcttttttattacCACAGCAATCACCTATCCTACTCTAAATAGTAATATAGAACTCTAGAATGTCTGTTtcattatttacataaaataattcaCGTATTTTCTATCACATCTTTGTGTAGTCAGCAGAATGATTCAGAGGTGATCACTTATGCCATAGCAGaagtaaatgttatttaataaaataacattggTTTTTATGTAATGACTGAAGAAGAGGGTGGTCTGGCATGTTTCATACTTATCAGCAATGCTGACTGTCTAGGAAGTAAAATTACTTCATTATTCCTCTGATTATGGCCAAAACAATCTTCCAGTAAATGTTTTAGGAAGGCAATTTTAAAAGCACTCATGGGAACTCAATAAAGAACAGGGATGCTATTCTTTAGATGTTAGTATAGATGATGGTAGAGAAAAGTGGTATGGAAATATGTAAAGGACAATAGACTAAGTAGATATAGGTGAACATTTAATATGTAGCCTCCAGACTGAAAGCAAAATAACTTATCCTTTATGTGAAAAGCACTAAAGTTGTTATTAGTGATGTGCTTTATGTGATTCATAAGAATAGCTTTAGCCATAATATTCAACTAACTGTGGGAAGGGAAGCAGTGGGAAAGTCAATAAGAAAGTAGACAGGAGAGGGGGAAAATCAGTACAATCTAGATTAGGAATGTAATTGCAAGCACAAAAAGAAGAGTTTGAAAGATCTCAGGCTGAAAATAAAGGATTAGATTGGAGATAAGGAGAATGACTAGAATTGGGGGTTCTGGTTTTATATCTTGTGATAGTTTCTTTgtctattataaatttattttgagaaagttTCACCTTTGACATTGTGATTCTGTAGTCATTTTCTGTTTGACCatatttattttaccaaaaaaataagtatttaatttgTGATATAGGTTTGAAGCTACTTCATGACTCATGAAAATTGTAGTCAAATATTCAAACATACCCATGTACTTTAGAGCTGCAAGTAAGATGTGTTCTTTCTAGTCCTTCCTGAGCCGCAAATAAGATGTGTTCTTTCTTCAGGTGACTCTATCACTTTTATTTGACTCTTTCATGACACACCTCAATCCACCTTGTATTATGTATTTTGTGTATCTATGGACTCAAGTTGTTAAGAGCGCTGGCTCTTGGCTAAGCACTATGTTAAAATTCTCACCCTGCCATTTCTTGATGTGTGACCCTATGTAAGTTAATTCAccttttatgtgtctgtttcctcAGGTAAAAATCAGAAGAATAACAGTATCTATCTCTATGGTTGCtatgagaataaaacaaaataacatttaaagcATTTAACACAGTTCTTGGAACATAGCAAATACTCAGTGAATGCTAtcccttcttttccctcctcttcctatcatcatcatcatcaccattattattatatcatcATTGCCCTTTCTGCATTGTAACCTCCTGAAAGGTAAAGACGGTTTCATCTTTTATCTCTTGCAATGATGGTACACAGCATTTTGCACATGATAGGTGCCTTGTGATTTTCATTAAATTGAATTAGTTGGTTAGGCCCTTGGAAAAAGGAGAATCTGAATAAATCCAATGTACCAATGCTATGTATAAGCTCCTTGACTCACTTTTTAAacagtttattgagatataattcacatgccatacaattcacgttttaaaaatatgtggttcgttttttttagtatacttacAGATATATGTAAGTGTAACCACAATCAATGTTAGGACATTTTAATCACCTCAAAAAAGAAACTCCGTATCTTatcctccccaccaccctccagcctccacatactttctgtctctatagattttatATAAACGGAATTacacaatatgtgatcttttgtggccgacttctttaacttagcataatactttcaAGGTTCATGTGTTTTGTAATATGTATCAAGG from Phocoena phocoena chromosome X, mPhoPho1.1, whole genome shotgun sequence encodes the following:
- the FAM133A gene encoding protein FAM133A, which codes for MGKRDNRVAYMNPIAMARWRGPSQSAGPTIQDYLNRPRPTWEEVKKQLENKKKGSKALAEFEEKMNENWKKELEKSREKLLSGNESSSKKRERKKKKKKKSCQSSSSSTSSSDSSSSSSDSEDEEKKQGKKRKKKKNRSYKSSESSTCESESESKESVKKKKKSKDETDKEKYIRSLSKKRKKTCPEDKPLSSESSSESDYEEEVQAKKKRRREEREKAMEKAKKKKKKQHKKHSKKKKKKSGSSHKSG